The sequence AGGCAGGTATAATATAATCTCCTTCTACTTCAGTTCCATCTTCCAGAATAATAGCTTTAGCTTTTCCTTTTCTTAAAAGTATTTTTTTAACTTCTTGATTTAATTCAAGTTTTCCTCCTATTTTTTTATACTTTTCGGCAATATTTTCAGCAAAAAGACGAGAACCACCTACAGGAATATCTCCATTACCACTGATAAACGTTCCCAGTGTAGATGGTAAAACATACGCACAGTATTCTTCTGGTACTATTGACTGAAGAGCAACTCTGAGAGCCTGACTTTTAAAATTATCAAGATATTCAGCTACTGTTATTTTGCTTAGTTTTGCAAAAGCAGAACCAAGTTTCATCATTGATAGATAATATTTTGTTTTTTCCCAGAAATTCATTAATTCTGGAGGTTTAGAGGCGAGATACTTAAAAGGGTCTTGATTAGCAAAAGTCTTAATATATTTGGATAACTCTTTTATTTCCTTCTCATCTTCAGGAGCAATTTCAAGTAAGTGTTTTTTTAATTTCTGCAAATCTCTATATAGAATTACTTCCTTATCCCCATAATAAGTTTTATTAAAATATTTTGGTCTATATATTTGCCCATCCTTCAATCCACCTATTTCCTTCCAGATATTGTAGAGTCCGCTACCTTCTTTAGTACCTGTCAACCAGTGAATGCAGCCATCAATATGGAAGTCTCCTCTATCCCATCCTGTGCACTCACCTCCTGGAAATTTATGTTTTTCATATATAATACTCTCAAAACCTGCTTTTTGAGCATATACTCCAGCTGTCAAACCAGCAATACCTCCACCGATAATTATTACTCTTTTCAAAATATCCAACTCCTTATGTTGATTTCCATTATTCTTATCTTCACTAAAATAAGCTAATATATTACTTTACACCACTATCCTTTAGAAAAGTTCATAGCTAGCTTAACTATATTTACATTGTATAGATAAATAAGAGTGTTTAATAGTGACATAAAGAATCTTCTAGTATGACAAATGTCATAATAATGAAATTTTTTCTTCAAAAAAATTTCAAGATAAAAAGCTTTCAAGTAGAAATAAAATCCTACTTGAAAGCCTCAAGTTCAAATATTAAAGAATTATTCTAAGCATTTTTGCTAAGATTCAAACACAGAACCGGCAGACTGTTTGCTATTTTAAGTCTGAGCTAGCTGGGGAATCTTAAACTCTTTACCATCTAGGCCAAAATCTCCCTGAACAAAAAAAGGATCTTCTGTCAATATTGCATTACTTTCAAACCCAACTCCCAATAATTCAGGTGTAAAATGATATCTTACTTTCTCTACATTTTTTAAATCAAAGTATTGCATTAAATCAGCTAATATAGGCATCTCTTTACTAATGATATCAAATAAAT is a genomic window of Halanaerobiaceae bacterium ANBcell28 containing:
- a CDS encoding NAD(P)/FAD-dependent oxidoreductase, which encodes MKRVIIIGGGIAGLTAGVYAQKAGFESIIYEKHKFPGGECTGWDRGDFHIDGCIHWLTGTKEGSGLYNIWKEIGGLKDGQIYRPKYFNKTYYGDKEVILYRDLQKLKKHLLEIAPEDEKEIKELSKYIKTFANQDPFKYLASKPPELMNFWEKTKYYLSMMKLGSAFAKLSKITVAEYLDNFKSQALRVALQSIVPEEYCAYVLPSTLGTFISGNGDIPVGGSRLFAENIAEKYKKIGGKLELNQEVKKILLRKGKAKAIILEDGTEVEGDYIIPACDLNITLKKLLEDKYNDPEFKKRYNDEESFPLSTSVQLAFAVDDDLSQYPESLVVQTEDLDFEDGKKDFLLMKHYCYQPSFAPKGKSIVTITYRANYDWWKDLSRDRKDYNQEKKRLAEDIIKRMEKRFPELEGKIESIDVATPLTYERYCGAYKGSWMSFGITPDGKQMMHDGRIEGIKNLFMAGQWLMTPGGLPTAALTGKWAVQRILKEEE